The following are encoded together in the Edaphobacter lichenicola genome:
- the treZ gene encoding malto-oligosyltrehalose trehalohydrolase, with protein MHKFSVWAPVASKVGVKIGDVTYPLNGPDEHGWWSASVREAGVGTDYGFVIGEDPKAWPDPRSEWQPNGVHGLSRLYDHGAFQWNDRGWSAPALSHAVIYELHVGTFTPGGTFDSAIEKLGYLVELGITHVELMPVAAFPGGQGWGYDGAALFAVTEQYGGPDGLKRLVDACHARGLAVLLDVVYNHFGPVGNYSGKYGPYITERHHTPWGGAINFEGEGSDEVRRFFCDNALMWMREYHIDGLRLDAVHEYVDRSAVHFMEQLSSEVKALSAKLGRRLVLIAESDLNDPRVVTPAQSGGYGMDAQWSDDFHHSLFTVLALEGQGKGYYSDFGTLEKLAKALTKNFVQDGSYSQYRRRSHGRPADDLSPHHFLGYIQNHDQVGNRAVGDRVDQVVGFDRAKVAAAIVMTAPFIPMIFQGEEYAASTPFLYFADHDDPEMAKAVKNGRRSEFAAFGWKPEDIPDPEKVETFLRSKLNWEEVHEGRHAEMLDWYRRLIQLRRGSVALNDGAVGHVRASFDERRRWLIFERGVVTVMCNLGAEKVELPHSRRAQLLLASKAGVVVKDGSVELPADSAAILSSEAMR; from the coding sequence ATGCATAAGTTTTCAGTTTGGGCGCCTGTGGCTTCAAAGGTTGGTGTGAAGATTGGCGATGTTACGTATCCGCTGAATGGGCCTGACGAGCACGGATGGTGGAGTGCTTCGGTGAGAGAGGCCGGTGTTGGGACGGATTATGGATTTGTGATTGGAGAGGATCCGAAGGCGTGGCCTGATCCGCGGTCGGAGTGGCAGCCGAATGGAGTGCATGGGTTGTCGCGGCTGTATGACCATGGGGCTTTCCAGTGGAACGACAGAGGCTGGAGTGCGCCAGCGCTCTCGCATGCTGTGATCTACGAGCTGCATGTGGGGACGTTTACGCCGGGGGGGACATTTGATTCGGCGATTGAGAAGCTGGGATATCTGGTGGAGCTTGGCATTACGCATGTGGAGTTGATGCCGGTGGCTGCGTTTCCGGGCGGGCAGGGGTGGGGGTATGACGGGGCGGCGCTGTTTGCGGTGACCGAACAATATGGTGGGCCGGATGGGTTGAAGCGGCTGGTGGATGCGTGCCATGCGCGCGGGCTCGCGGTGCTGCTGGATGTGGTCTATAACCACTTCGGACCGGTGGGGAACTACTCGGGCAAGTATGGGCCTTACATCACTGAGAGGCACCATACTCCGTGGGGCGGGGCGATTAACTTCGAGGGCGAGGGAAGCGATGAGGTGCGGAGATTCTTCTGCGACAACGCGCTGATGTGGATGAGGGAGTATCACATCGATGGACTTCGTCTGGATGCGGTGCATGAGTATGTCGATCGGTCGGCGGTTCATTTTATGGAGCAGCTCTCGTCTGAGGTGAAGGCGTTGTCGGCGAAGCTGGGACGACGGCTGGTACTGATCGCCGAGAGTGATTTGAACGATCCCAGGGTTGTCACACCTGCGCAGAGTGGCGGGTATGGGATGGATGCGCAGTGGAGCGATGACTTTCATCATTCGTTGTTTACGGTGCTTGCCTTGGAGGGGCAGGGGAAGGGGTACTACTCGGACTTCGGCACGTTGGAAAAGCTGGCGAAGGCTTTGACGAAGAACTTTGTGCAGGATGGGAGTTATTCGCAGTATCGGCGGCGCTCGCATGGGCGGCCGGCGGATGATCTGTCGCCGCATCATTTTCTGGGATATATCCAGAATCACGATCAGGTGGGCAATCGTGCGGTTGGCGATAGAGTCGATCAGGTGGTGGGGTTCGACCGCGCGAAGGTTGCGGCGGCGATCGTGATGACGGCGCCGTTTATTCCGATGATCTTTCAGGGCGAGGAGTATGCCGCGTCGACTCCGTTTTTGTACTTCGCGGACCATGACGATCCGGAGATGGCGAAGGCGGTCAAGAATGGGCGGCGGAGTGAGTTCGCGGCGTTTGGATGGAAGCCGGAGGATATTCCTGATCCGGAGAAGGTCGAGACCTTTCTGCGTTCGAAGTTGAATTGGGAGGAGGTTCATGAGGGTCGCCATGCGGAGATGCTGGATTGGTATCGCAGGCTGATTCAGTTGCGGCGCGGGTCTGTGGCGTTGAACGATGGTGCGGTGGGACACGTGAGGGCGAGCTTCGACGAGAGGCGGCGATGGCTGATCTTCGAGCGTGGGGTGGTGACGGTGATGTGCAATCTTGGAGCGGAGAAGGTGGAGCTTCCTCATTCTAGGAGGGCGCAGTTGTTGCTGGCTTCGAAGGCTGGCGTTGTGGTGAAGGATGGTTCTGTGGAGTTGCCTGCGGATAGCGCGGCGATCCTTTCGAGTGAGGCGATGCGGTAG
- a CDS encoding DUF5666 domain-containing protein — protein MLKDFGVFRAGVLGVGLIVSIAAPAGGDHFAFAQTPAATPAAVRQIGTVKATAGNSLTLTTDAGQEVVVSVADGARILQLAPGSTDLKTAQTITLADIAAGDRVLVSGKAGDGGVGLTASRVILMKSSEIAQKHEAEQGDWQKRGTGGIVSSVDAGSIVLSVGAKKLTVNTSSATKFRRYAGDSVKFEDAKPGTLAQIQVGDQLRVRGAKSDDGSSMQAEEVVSGSFKNLAGLIGTIDATGGTLTLKDLATKKTVMVKITDNSSLKALPPEAATRFAARAKGGAAAGAGGGAQGGGQASGGEGGRAEGRSAGADLSQLVSRLPNQTVADLKTGDAVMIVASQPDPNGHVTCVTLLSGVEPILAATPSGGPALTLSPWSLGGSDSSAQ, from the coding sequence ATGTTGAAAGATTTCGGGGTTTTCCGGGCAGGTGTATTGGGTGTGGGTTTGATCGTTTCGATCGCCGCACCTGCTGGCGGAGACCACTTTGCTTTCGCGCAAACACCGGCTGCGACGCCTGCGGCTGTGCGGCAGATTGGCACGGTGAAGGCGACGGCGGGGAACAGTCTGACGCTAACGACCGATGCGGGGCAGGAGGTTGTGGTGAGTGTGGCCGATGGGGCGCGCATTCTGCAACTCGCGCCGGGCAGCACGGATTTGAAGACGGCGCAGACGATTACGCTGGCTGATATTGCAGCAGGCGACCGTGTGCTGGTGAGCGGCAAGGCCGGAGACGGCGGTGTGGGGCTTACGGCTTCGCGCGTGATTCTGATGAAGTCGTCGGAGATTGCGCAGAAGCATGAGGCGGAGCAAGGCGACTGGCAGAAGCGAGGGACGGGCGGGATTGTGAGCTCGGTGGATGCCGGGTCTATTGTGTTGTCGGTGGGGGCGAAGAAGCTGACGGTGAATACGTCGAGTGCGACGAAGTTTCGGCGGTATGCGGGCGACTCTGTGAAGTTTGAAGATGCGAAGCCGGGGACGCTGGCGCAGATACAGGTGGGCGATCAGCTTCGGGTGCGTGGGGCGAAGTCAGACGATGGATCTTCGATGCAGGCGGAAGAGGTGGTGAGTGGGTCGTTCAAGAATCTCGCTGGGCTGATTGGAACTATCGACGCGACTGGCGGAACGCTGACGTTGAAGGACCTTGCGACGAAGAAGACTGTGATGGTGAAGATCACGGACAACTCCAGCCTGAAGGCTCTGCCGCCGGAGGCTGCGACGAGGTTTGCTGCGCGAGCCAAGGGCGGGGCCGCCGCTGGAGCAGGCGGGGGGGCTCAGGGTGGAGGGCAGGCGAGTGGTGGTGAGGGAGGACGGGCTGAGGGCCGCTCTGCTGGAGCCGATCTGTCTCAGTTGGTGAGCCGGCTGCCGAATCAGACGGTTGCTGACTTGAAGACTGGAGATGCGGTGATGATCGTTGCGTCGCAGCCGGATCCCAATGGCCATGTAACTTGTGTGACTCTGCTCTCGGGGGTGGAGCCGATTCTGGCAGCGACGCCTAGCGGTGGACCGGCGTTGACGCTGTCTCCGTGGAGCCTCGGCGGCTCTGATAGCAGCGCGCAGTAG